One genomic region from Actinocatenispora thailandica encodes:
- a CDS encoding alpha-L-fucosidase → MGLPRRHLLTAAAGTGGALALGAAVPASAETPGARPAAAGEPEPAAPVPVSIAAKYDNNGIGVAAGDANIDGSGYGFPAGQLPSGSVTVDGVRYEFPATTTAGAPDNLVAAGQTIDLPAGRYLAAYLLATSTYGPAGGDATVHYDDGSTSTAALSAPDWYTAAGALATTDRYSPDGTDHHPVSIFPVSVWCDPNRTATALTLPATAQPAAGAASLHVFALSLQPVTAGRAVAVRAAASTTLWLGAGRSQVVAVTVANLGSEPVTAAHRLTVRVAADGVHTTAPARIARLLPGEQARVQVGIRSPGLPAGTRVDGTVEVTGRGVSAQRDVTLTAGIPRYRGTETSLATHQAPNWYDDAKFGIFIHWGVYSVPAWAPVGKEYAEWYWAQLDNPDDPTHAHHAQTWGEDFAYDDFIPRFTAARFDPVAWVRLFEQAGARYFVLTGKHHEGFALFDSHVSDRNAVRMGPRRDLVKALFDAARRHAPSLHTGVYYSLPEWYNPADPWRGRGPQNPYTGAPEPYTGDRGETDYLHQLQIPQLKELITRYRPDVLWGDIGTPATDPAVLALHFNQALESGRQVTVNNRMGLSASDFSTPEYASSFALSTAKFEACRGIDPFSFGYNAATPDDAYATADELIGQLVDVVSKNGNLLLDIGPRADGSIPEIMATRLREMGAWLDVNGEAVYGTTYWDKGAAEGDLRFTVAGDRAFYVSSLVRPGSQLVVHAPVPITAGDRVELLGYRPELSWRHRDDGALVVDVPAAAADAGRHVWTFRISWPR, encoded by the coding sequence GGCGACGCGAACATCGACGGCAGCGGGTACGGCTTTCCGGCCGGCCAGCTGCCGTCCGGCAGCGTGACCGTCGACGGCGTGCGGTACGAGTTCCCGGCCACGACCACCGCCGGCGCCCCGGACAACCTGGTCGCGGCCGGCCAGACCATCGACCTGCCGGCCGGCCGCTACCTCGCCGCGTACCTGCTCGCCACCTCGACCTACGGTCCGGCCGGCGGCGACGCGACCGTGCACTACGACGACGGCAGCACCAGCACCGCCGCGCTGTCCGCACCGGACTGGTACACCGCCGCGGGCGCGCTCGCCACCACCGACCGGTACTCCCCCGACGGGACCGACCACCACCCGGTGTCGATCTTCCCGGTGTCGGTGTGGTGCGACCCGAACCGCACCGCGACCGCGCTCACCCTGCCGGCCACCGCGCAGCCGGCGGCGGGCGCGGCCAGCCTGCACGTGTTCGCGCTGTCGTTGCAGCCGGTGACGGCCGGCCGCGCGGTGGCGGTCCGGGCCGCCGCGTCCACCACGCTGTGGTTGGGCGCGGGGCGCTCGCAGGTCGTCGCGGTGACCGTGGCCAACCTGGGCAGCGAGCCGGTCACCGCCGCGCACCGGTTGACCGTACGGGTGGCCGCCGACGGCGTGCACACCACCGCACCGGCCCGGATCGCCCGGTTGCTGCCCGGCGAGCAGGCCCGGGTGCAGGTCGGCATCCGGTCGCCGGGCCTGCCCGCCGGTACCAGGGTCGACGGCACCGTCGAGGTCACCGGGCGGGGCGTGTCCGCGCAACGGGACGTCACGCTGACCGCCGGCATCCCGCGCTACCGCGGCACCGAGACGTCGCTGGCCACCCACCAGGCGCCCAACTGGTACGACGACGCCAAGTTCGGCATCTTCATCCACTGGGGCGTCTACTCGGTACCGGCCTGGGCGCCGGTCGGCAAGGAGTACGCCGAGTGGTACTGGGCCCAGCTGGACAACCCCGACGACCCGACCCACGCGCACCACGCGCAGACCTGGGGCGAGGACTTCGCCTACGACGACTTCATCCCGCGCTTCACCGCGGCGAGGTTCGACCCGGTGGCGTGGGTCCGGCTGTTCGAGCAGGCCGGCGCGCGCTACTTCGTGCTCACCGGGAAGCATCACGAGGGTTTCGCACTGTTCGACTCGCACGTCTCGGACCGCAACGCGGTACGGATGGGGCCGCGCCGGGATCTGGTCAAGGCGCTGTTCGACGCGGCGCGGCGGCACGCACCGTCGCTGCACACCGGCGTCTACTACTCGTTGCCGGAGTGGTACAACCCGGCCGACCCGTGGCGCGGGCGCGGCCCGCAGAACCCGTACACCGGGGCGCCCGAGCCCTACACCGGCGACCGGGGCGAGACCGACTACCTGCACCAGTTGCAGATCCCGCAACTGAAGGAGCTGATCACCCGGTACCGGCCGGATGTGCTGTGGGGTGACATCGGCACCCCCGCAACCGATCCCGCGGTGCTGGCGCTGCACTTCAACCAGGCCCTGGAGTCCGGCCGGCAGGTCACCGTGAACAACCGGATGGGGCTGTCGGCCAGCGACTTCAGCACGCCGGAGTACGCGTCGTCGTTCGCGCTGTCGACGGCGAAGTTCGAGGCGTGCCGCGGGATCGACCCGTTCTCGTTCGGCTACAACGCCGCCACCCCGGACGACGCGTACGCCACCGCGGACGAGCTGATCGGCCAGCTCGTCGACGTGGTCAGCAAGAACGGCAACCTGCTGCTGGACATCGGGCCGCGCGCCGACGGCAGCATCCCGGAGATCATGGCCACCCGGCTGCGCGAGATGGGTGCCTGGCTGGATGTCAACGGCGAGGCCGTGTACGGCACCACGTACTGGGACAAGGGCGCGGCCGAGGGCGACCTGCGGTTCACCGTCGCCGGCGACCGGGCGTTCTACGTCAGCTCGCTGGTACGGCCCGGCTCCCAGCTGGTCGTGCACGCGCCGGTACCGATCACCGCCGGCGACCGGGTCGAGTTGCTCGGTTACCGGCCGGAGCTGTCCTGGCGGCACCGGGACGACGGAGCGCTGGTGGTGGACGTGCCGGCCGCCGCGGCGGACGCCGGCCGCCACGTCTGGACCTTCCGCATCTCCTGGCCGCGCTGA